ATGAATGTCCACACCAAGTTGGAATGGGGCTCCTTCGCGTGGGTCACGGCGACAACATCCGGAACCCCGAGGACGCTCCGTGCAAAGTCAACCAGTGCGGACTCCGCGTCGTTTGGCTGCGCGTGCGTGGCCGCTGGATGCGCGACAACGCCGCAGAAGTCGGAGGCCCCGATGGGCCGATAAGTCGACGGTAGGGCCTGGAGGATGTCCTCCTCGCCTGAAGACGTGGCGGTTACTCGCCGGGCGAACACGAAGCCGATGCTGTCAATGGCTCGGTGTTCGCAAGTGGCGTCGGTGCTCATTTCTCGCCTCGCTTCTGGAGGAACAAGGCCCCTCTCATGATGTCCCTGTCGTTGTAGCGCAAGACGAGCGCGTACTCCCCGTCGGCCGGGAACTCAACCGCGGAGAGCGTGTAAGTCCCTTGCATCGAGTGGACGGCCTCACGTCCTGACTCGATTGGCTCTAGCTCCATCAGGCCGGTTCCATCCGGCTTGAGAAGTCTGAGTCCGACACGCCCTGGACCCGGAATCTGACACTTCCAGTAGATCGACAGCATCGGATGGACTGCTGGGAACTGAGCCGCCCAGATCCGGTCAAAGATCCCGTACAGCGTGATTTTCCCGCTCGGATCGCGGGCAACAGCGTCACATGTCAGGAGGGCCTGTCCGACGGGCTCATTCGCCATGCCCATTCACCGTACCAGAATTGGGGGTTCCCCCCAACACATGTCCCTGCGTTTCGCGGAACCACCTGTCGGCTGTCCGTGGGAGCATAGCTCTCTCAACCGGGCTTCGCAACGGGGCCACCGCCTGATCGCACGGGCGCGCCACCTGCCCGCGCTCACTCTCTGGTGGAGCTTGTCCTCTAGGCTGTCCCCACGGGAGTGTCTCGAACCGGATACACCCGGCGCCCGTCTCCTGCCGCGACGCGCCTCCCTCCTCCTTTCGCAGGAACAGCCGAGAGGCCGCCCCGAGCGCCGCCCCGCCCCCACCCACCGCGGCGCCGTCCAGCTTCGCCCCGTGCTCCACGGCCTGGAGATAGCCGAACACTTCCGGACGGGTGACGTACTGCCGGCCCCCAAATGACGACCGGTAGGCCGGTGTCGGTTTTCAGAAGGTAGGGACCCTTTCGGCGTGAATTGTTCAGAAGTATGGGACCCCGAGATCTGAAGATTTTCAAAAGCATTCCCCCCCTTGCGTGACCTTCGGGCTATGACCCTCTCGGCCCCCGCTGGGCCTGGACTATCGCGAGGTCACGATGCTCGAGGTCAAAGAGGTCCTGCGGCTCTGGCTGACCGGCGTCCGCAAGAAGCGGATCGCCGCGTCAAAACGGTCCGGCGGTACCTGCGCGCCGCGCAGGAGCATGGGCTGACGATCGCCGCCAGTCCCGACCAGCTGGACGACGGCCTGCTCGCCGCCGTTGTCAGCACGGTCCAGCCGGGTACGGGGCGCCCCCATGGCGACGGCTGGGCCGCGTGCGCGGCCCAACGCGACGTCATCGAGCGGTACTTGCGCGCCGACGTGCGGCTGTCCAAGATCCGCACGCTGCTCCGGCGCCAGGGCGTGATGATCAGTTACCCGACGCTCCGGCGCTTCGCCATGGAGGAACTCGGCTGGGGCCGCGCCGCGCCGACAATCCCCCTGGCGGACTGCGGCCCCGGTGAAGAGGTCCAGCTCGACACCGGCTGGATGACGCACATCGCGCCCGACGCGCTGGGCCGGCGCCGGCGCTTCCGGGCGTGGATCTTCACCGCGGTCCTGTCCCGCTACCGGTTCGTCTATCCCGTATGGCGCGAGACCACCGAAACAGCGATCGAGGCCTGCGAGGCCGCCTGGGCGTTCTTCCACGGCGTCTACCGCGTCCTGATCCCCGACAACACGAAGACGATCGTCCAGCGCGCGGATCCCCTCGAGCCTCGGCTCACCCCCGCCTTTCTGGAGTACGCCCAAGCGCGCGGCTTCGTCATCGACCCCACACGCGTGCGTCGGCCGCGGGACAAGGCCCGCGTGGAGCGCGCGGTGCCGACCGTCCGCGACGACTGCTTCGCCGGGGAAGTGTTGCTCGATCTCGCCCAGGCGCGCGCGCATGCCGTGCAGTGGTGCCGCGAGGACTATGGCCTGCGGCGCCACAGTCGCACGCTGCGCCCCCCGCGCGAGCACTTCGAGGCCGTCGAGCAGCCCGCGCTGCGCCCGGCCCCCACCACGGTCTACGACATCCCGCTCTGGTGCGAGCCCAAGGTCGGTCGGGATCAGCATGCCCAGGTGGCCCGCGGGCTGTACTCGCTGCCGACCCCGTATGTCGGCCATACCCTGCGGGCCCGCGCCGACGCCACCACCGTCCGCTTCTACGTCGGCGCGGTCTGCGTCAAGGTCCACCCCCGCGTCGCGCCGGGCCAGCGCGCCTTCGATCGCGCCGATTTCCCCGTCGACAAGACGATCTACGCCCTGCGTGACGTCGAGAGCCTGGCCCGCCGGGCCGAGGGCCACGGCCCCGCTGTCGGCCAGTTCGCCCGCGCCCTGCTGGCCGGGGACTTGCCCTGGACCCGGATGCGCCAGGCCTACGCCCTCCTCGGCTTGGTGCGGCGCTATGGCGACGCGCGTGTCAACGCCACGTGTGAGACCGCGCTCGCCGCCGAGATGCTCAGCGTCCACCGCCTCGCCCGGCTC
The sequence above is a segment of the Candidatus Rokuibacteriota bacterium genome. Coding sequences within it:
- a CDS encoding transposase; the protein is MRADVRLSKIRTLLRRQGVMISYPTLRRFAMEELGWGRAAPTIPLADCGPGEEVQLDTGWMTHIAPDALGRRRRFRAWIFTAVLSRYRFVYPVWRETTETAIEACEAAWAFFHGVYRVLIPDNTKTIVQRADPLEPRLTPAFLEYAQARGFVIDPTRVRRPRDKARVERAVPTVRDDCFAGEVLLDLAQARAHAVQWCREDYGLRRHSRTLRPPREHFEAVEQPALRPAPTTVYDIPLWCEPKVGRDQHAQVARGLYSLPTPYVGHTLRARADATTVRFYVGAVCVKVHPRVAPGQRAFDRADFPVDKTIYALRDVESLARRAEGHGPAVGQFARALLAGDLPWTRMRQAYALLGLVRRYGDARVNATCETALAAEMLSVHRLARLLALATPPTPPPPARVLPLARYLRPATHYALSPPAAERREEGDPA